One window from the genome of Lepisosteus oculatus isolate fLepOcu1 chromosome 21, fLepOcu1.hap2, whole genome shotgun sequence encodes:
- the e2f8 gene encoding transcription factor E2F8 — protein MTSALLELKNLNQKPNRFSNTPHKEDGKYGVFVEPPALGIKTPLKASTSHSVLAESQQDMGSLTTPTKGKDTPACEPWTPTANLKILISAVSPEIRNREKELCIDDTEGAGAIDSSQEHFGDDSDKLQTSRKEKSLGLLCHKFLARYPDYPNSALNNDICLDEVAGELHVERRRIYDIVNVLESLHMVSRLAKNRYTWHGRGKLAQTLGMLKQVGEEHGYSAQMQQLKQRSHEREFDSDAEEKENEDVRQAGGLDGDVGQREMFFVELPGMEFRAASVNSRKDKSLRVMSQKFVMLFLVSKPRVVSLDIAAKILIGEDQVIDLDKSKFKTKIRRLYDIANVLSSLELIKKVHVTEERGRKPAFKWTGPEDFLCVKDEKTSSAATLATSKTLESRSSIENCAKNLFPSSKTKHSFTRHPSLVKLAKSIQDDRRKINSAPSSPVKMKNSTDPECYPSRMAQLAAICKIQLDEQSRKSKKKPKQTVTQAQKQKGKATKTSGAVEQLVNAEQQDTNSQAKTLAPSTRAVPYLHCQYSPLIPMILPQNQTAGPCAIYVHSCARPVANRSSLAVRSMRFEDKGGESPPDAGLEIHCDRTASASDPENDSSQKNCQSPCSLNSPKRVYKRACTEKLENSSPKRKNTQTNSRGSSPGEAELYELYLDKLKARRGLVPNRPSPRALHLDPEFINTPENKGSEQLDESVETFLEKEEKLSCSDSEAGLTPIRSVSVPEIMVPSGHLHPEALVPAGYLIPISQQSLFSLQRSRSPDGESPKPSASHHKAYQPPVTGALPVMSSELTPTSFTSHATFQHPSPSVSLASFPVINQSSPSFASGQHVNSPSPAILNFTLQNLGLISAGIPQGASPGTVATPLEQASPVPGHLSFQPGGMIFIKPMSPVPVQPQMPGQHVTLISLQQPLLATPKASQCAQQSFFHTPVSTLSPLAAVVSSSHSSHENIYIPQRKLEVSTEET, from the exons AAACGCCACTTAAGGCTTCTACCTCACATTCAGTATTAGCAGAGAGTCAGCAAGACATGGGGTCTCTGACGACGCCAACCAAGGGGAAAGACACTCCTGCCTGTGAGCCTTGGACCCCAACGGCAAACCTTAAAATCCTGATCAGCGCCGTTAGTCCGGAGATCAGGAACAGGGAAAAGGAGCTATGCATTGATGACACTGAAGGGGCAGGGGCTATTGATAGTTCTCAG GAACACTTTGGCGACGATTCTGACAAACTTCAAACAAGCCGGAAAGAAAAGAGTTTGGGGTTACTCTGCCACAAATTCCTAGCAAGATATCCTGATTATCCCAACTCTGCCCTCAACAATGATATCTGTCTTGATGAAGTAGCTGGAGAGCTTC ATGTGGAGCGCCGGCGCATCTACGACATCGTCAACGTGCTGGAGAGCTTGCACATGGTCAGCCGGCTGGCCAAGAACCGCTACACCTGGCACGGGCGGGGCAAGCTGGCGCAGACCCTGGGCATGCTGAAGCAGGTGGGCGAGGAGCACGGGTACTCGGCGCAGATGCAGCAGCTGAAGCAGAGGAGTCACGAGAGGGAGTTCGACTCGGACGCCGAGGAGAAGGAGAACGAGGACGTGCGGCAAGCCGGGGGGCTGGATGGCGACGTGGGGCAGAGGGAGATGTTCTTCGTGGAGCTCCCGGGGATGGAGTTCAGGGCAG CTTCGGTCAACAGCAGGAAGGACAAGTCGCTGAGAGTTATGAGTCAGAAGTTCGTGATGCTGTTCTTGGTTTCCAAGCCCCGCGTGGTCAGTCTGGACATCGCAGCTAAAATTCTCATCGGAGAGGATCAAGTGATTGATTTGGATAAGAGCAAGTTTAAAA CAAAAATCCGGAGGCTGTATGACATCGCTAACGTGCTGAGTAGTCTGGAGCTGATAAAAAAGGTGCACGTTACAGAGGAGAGAGGCCGGAAGCCAGCATTCAAGTGGACAGGACCTGAGGATTTCTTATGTGTTAAAG ATGAAAAGACATCATCAGCTGCCACTTTAGCTACATCCAAGACATTAGAATCCAGATCCTCCATCGAAAATTGCGCCAAAAATCTCTTCCCTTCGTCCAAGACAAAGCATAGCTTCACACGGCACCCATCTCTTGTCAAGCTAGCAAAGAGTATCCAGGATGACCGAAGGAAAATAAACTCTGCACCCAGCAGTCCTGTCAAGATGAAAA ACTCGACCGATCCTGAATGTTACCCAAGCAGAATGGCCCAGCTGGCAGCCATCTGCAAAATTCAGCTTGATGAGCAATCAAG gaaaagcaagaagaaaCCCAAACAGACTGTGACACAAgctcaaaaacaaaaaggaaaagccACCAAAACATCAGGAGCTGTTGAGCAACTAGTAAACGCAGAACAGCAGGATACCAACTCTCAGGCTAAGACCCTTGCGCCATCTACCAGAGCAGTACCTTATCTTCACTGTCAGTATTCTCCCCTCATCCCCATGATACTACCTCAGAACCAGACTGCTGGACCATGTGCTATATATGTGCACTCTTGTGCGCGGCCAGTAGCTAATCGCTCCAGCCTGGCTGTACGATCCATGAGATTTGAAGATAAAGGTGGGGAAAGTCCACCTGACGCTGGCTTAGAAATCCACTGCGACAGGACAGCTTCAGCTTCTGATCCAGAAAATGACTCCTCTCAAAAGAATTGCCAGTCGCCTTGTTCGCTGAACAGTCCCAAGAGGGTCTATAAACGAGCCTGTACTGAAAAGCTTGAAAACTCTTCTCCAAAAAGAAAGAACACCCAGACAAATTCTAGG GGTTCGTCACCCGGTGAAGCAGAGCTATACGAACTCTACCTGGACAAGCTCAAGGCACGCAGGGGATTGGTACCCAACAGACCTTCGCCTAGAGCCTTGCACTTAGATCCAGAGTTTATCAATACCCCGGAGAACAAGGGATCAGAGCAGCTTGACGAAAGTGTGGAGACATTCCTGGAAAAAGAAGAGAAGCTTTCGTGTTCCGACAGCGAAGCAGGACTTACTCCTATACGATCGGTCTCCGTGCCAGAAATCATGGTGCCTTCTGGTCATCTGCACCCTGAG GCACTAGTGCCAGCCGGCTATCTTATTCCCATATCGCAGCAGTCCCTCTTCAGCCTTCAGAGGTCGCGGTCCCCGGACGGAGAAAGCCCCAAGCCCTCAGCTTCACACCACAAGGCTTACCAACCCCCTGTCACAG GGGCCCTACCTGTGATGTCTTCAGAACTCACCCCTACGAGCTTCACATCGCACGCCACGTTTCAGCACCCCAGCCCCTCCGTCTCCCTCGCCTCCTTTCCAGTTATCAACCAGTCGAGCCCTTCTTTTGCCTCCGGGCAGCACGTGAACAGCCCCAGCCCCGCAATACTGAACTTCACACTACAGAACCTCGGGCTGATCTCGGCTGGAATCCCGCAGGGTGCCAGCCCTGGCACTGTGGCCACCCCCCTGGAGCAGGCCAGCCCCGTCCCAGGACACCTGAGCTTTCAGCCAGGGGGGATGATCTTCATCAAGCCTATGTCTCCAGTCCCGGTTCAGCCTCAGATGCCTGGACAGCATGTTACTTTGATCAGTTTACAGCAG cCTCTTCTGGCAACGCCCAAAGCATCCCAGTGTGCTCAACAGAGCTTCTTCCACACCCCAGTCTCCACCTTGTCTCCCTTGGCTGCTGTGGTCTCGTCTAGTCATTCGTCTCACGAGAACATTTACATACCGCAGAGGAAACTTGAAGTGAGCACTGAAGAAACCTGA